A genomic segment from Thermococcus sp. encodes:
- a CDS encoding DUF63 family protein, translated as MELLWHDLWDFFYSYFWHPMFTRSGYNAVNTVVYALTLGVAALYAYRYIIKPLGIKIDERFLLAVTPMIAFGATLRALVDGKVFPENPWILTPGIFITAALLFGPVLVLDAKLKRYPIITTAWGTALAIWANYLFVVHAVNWQPYELTILYTLVSWAVVLAFYKWKPFDRFYLYAVLAHMYDMGSTVVGIHYYHYHEVHWLEHYLVQWFGPFVYYPWITFILVVTYYIINGYVKDENERRFWYFIVYLLGLGPAIRDPAQLVLQV; from the coding sequence ATGGAACTGCTGTGGCACGACCTCTGGGATTTCTTCTATTCATACTTCTGGCACCCGATGTTCACGCGGAGCGGCTACAATGCAGTTAACACTGTCGTTTATGCGCTCACTTTGGGAGTTGCCGCATTATATGCGTATCGTTACATAATCAAACCCCTCGGAATCAAAATCGACGAGCGCTTTCTTCTAGCGGTCACACCGATGATAGCCTTCGGGGCCACCCTACGCGCCCTCGTTGACGGCAAAGTCTTTCCAGAGAACCCTTGGATACTCACGCCCGGTATATTCATAACCGCGGCACTACTATTCGGCCCCGTTCTTGTTCTCGACGCCAAGCTGAAGAGATATCCAATCATAACCACCGCATGGGGAACCGCCCTGGCCATCTGGGCCAACTACCTCTTCGTGGTACACGCGGTGAACTGGCAGCCCTACGAACTCACGATACTCTATACCCTTGTAAGCTGGGCTGTCGTTCTAGCATTCTACAAGTGGAAGCCCTTCGATAGGTTCTACCTCTACGCCGTTTTAGCCCATATGTACGATATGGGTTCAACAGTGGTGGGAATTCATTACTACCACTACCATGAGGTTCACTGGCTTGAGCACTACCTGGTGCAGTGGTTCGGCCCCTTCGTTTACTATCCATGGATAACGTTCATCCTCGTAGTGACTTACTATATCATCAACGGCTACGTCAAGGACGAGAACGAGAGGCGCTTCTGGTATTTCATTGTCTACCTCCTTGGCCTAGGTCCAGCGATACGCGACCCGGCGCAGCTGGTGCTCCAGGTGTGA